The following proteins are encoded in a genomic region of Gossypium hirsutum isolate 1008001.06 chromosome D05, Gossypium_hirsutum_v2.1, whole genome shotgun sequence:
- the LOC121217242 gene encoding putative disease resistance protein At3g15700: MVSESSKAAFKQIIEALKDENIIMIGLWGMGGVGKTTLAREVGFQAPKLNLFDKVMITAVSQKPNLERIQDQIAQYIGFDMKNEQGRRSEQELWLRLKNKPRILIILDDIWESINLMEEIGIPIGDDHKGCKVLLTTRH, encoded by the coding sequence ATGGTTTCGGAGTCTTCGAAGGCTGCTTTCAAACAAATTATTGAAGCCTTAAAAGATGAGAATATCATCATGATAGGGTTGTGGGGGATGGGAGGGGTGGGCAAGACCACTCTGGCTCGTGAAGTAGGATTTCAAGCTCCAAAACTGAATTTGTTTGACAAAGTTATGATTACGGCTGTGTCTCAAAAGCCAAATCTTGAGAGAATTCAAGATCAAATTGCACAATACATAGGCTTTGATATGAAGAATGAACAAGGAAGAAGATCCGAGCAAGAATTATGGCTAAGGCTAAAGAATAAACCAAGGATTCTTATCATCCTTGATGATATTTGGGAATCTATCAACTTAATGGAGGAGATAGGAATTCCAATTGGGGATGATCATAAAGGCTGCAAAGTTCTTTTAACAACACGTCATTAA